A window of the Synechococcus sp. M16.1 genome harbors these coding sequences:
- a CDS encoding phospholipase D-like domain-containing protein — MEAWLIEAIDGATEEVLVAVQELSLPRVAQALIAAKHRGVLVQVILENNYRQAWSQQRPSRLNQRERQRWHQLNRLADSDRNGTTTADEVFQGDAVALLQAANIPLIDDTEDGSSGSGLMHHKLLVIDQTTVITGSANLTSSGLHGDAGRPSSRGNVNHLLRVNSPELALVFRQEFTQMRGDGPGGKQDSRFGLQKAKGSVQTVKVGDIRMDVLFSPHPRRDSNHGLNLLAEQLKAAKKSLDMALFVFSAQQLTNVLREQMKRGIEIRLVADPGFASRPFSEVLDLLGVSLPDHTCKVEAGNQPLEQALQGVGTPRLARGDKLHHKFAVIDKKRVITGSFNWSPSAAHTNDETLLVIHSPQLAKHFTREMDRLWESAELGITPHIQRKLEHQKIRCGDGVERG; from the coding sequence ATGGAGGCATGGCTGATTGAAGCCATTGATGGCGCCACCGAGGAGGTGCTGGTGGCCGTTCAGGAGCTGAGCCTGCCAAGGGTTGCCCAGGCCCTGATCGCGGCAAAACACCGCGGTGTTCTTGTTCAGGTGATCCTCGAGAACAACTACCGGCAGGCCTGGAGTCAGCAACGACCCAGCCGGTTGAACCAACGGGAACGACAGCGCTGGCATCAGTTAAACCGCCTGGCCGACAGCGATCGGAACGGCACCACCACTGCCGACGAAGTCTTCCAAGGTGATGCCGTGGCGCTACTCCAAGCAGCGAACATTCCACTGATTGACGACACCGAAGACGGCAGCAGCGGCAGCGGCCTGATGCACCACAAGTTGCTGGTGATCGACCAAACAACAGTGATTACAGGCAGCGCCAATCTCACCAGTTCTGGCCTTCACGGTGATGCGGGCCGGCCGTCCAGTCGCGGCAATGTGAATCACCTGCTGCGGGTCAACAGCCCTGAGCTAGCCCTGGTGTTCCGTCAGGAATTCACCCAGATGAGGGGCGATGGTCCCGGCGGCAAGCAGGACAGTCGCTTTGGCCTGCAGAAGGCAAAAGGGAGCGTGCAAACCGTGAAGGTGGGCGACATCCGTATGGATGTGCTGTTTTCACCGCATCCCAGGAGGGACAGCAATCACGGGCTCAACTTGTTGGCAGAGCAGCTGAAAGCCGCAAAGAAGAGCCTTGATATGGCCCTGTTTGTGTTCTCCGCTCAGCAACTCACCAACGTGCTAAGGGAACAGATGAAGCGAGGCATTGAAATACGGCTGGTCGCCGATCCTGGGTTTGCGAGCCGCCCATTCTCTGAAGTGCTCGATCTGCTGGGGGTCAGCCTTCCAGATCACACCTGCAAGGTGGAGGCTGGCAATCAGCCGCTGGAGCAAGCACTTCAAGGCGTCGGCACCCCCCGCCTTGCCCGTGGCGACAAACTCCACCACAAATTTGCCGTAATCGACAAGAAAAGAGTGATCACAGGATCCTTCAACTGGTCGCCTTCAGCAGCACACACCAACGATGAAACCCTGCTGGTGATCCACTCACCGCAACTCGCCAAACACTTCACCCGAGAAATGGATCGACTTTGGGAGAGCGCTGAACTGGGGATCACACCGCACATCCAACGCAAACTTGAGCATCAAAAGATTCGATGCGGAGATGGAGTGGAGAGGGGCTGA